Proteins from a single region of Streptomyces sp. HUAS 15-9:
- a CDS encoding alpha/beta hydrolase encodes MRIGRMAPLLAVGVTATLIPALAPAQASAAEPLRRFENQKPAWHRCDASLPAAFQCATIRVPLDYSRPDSKTIELAISRMKTSVPGKRHGAILFNPGGPGGEGLDMPAMMKDTMPQKVRERYDLIGFDPRGVGRSSPLTCGLTVPQQNIEHPYRSATFSRDVKWARTVADKCRAKNGDKLPYFTTRNTVRDMDVIRAVLGEKKISYLGYSYGTYLGAVYAQMFPERTDRFVLDSAVDPARVWRGMIQVWAEGAEPAFTRWTKWTAQRHRTYKLGNTPAAVKKTFWDLIARADRTPIDVGGEKRTGDDIRAALRAEFFSPKSAAEAVVDLKRAADGHTPSHPSSVPDDQQGPRRSAARAARPPADNGSAVFWTVVCGDTAAWPRDPEQYRRDAIRDKAKYPLYGDFGSNITPCAFWGKPAEPVTAVDSNVGLLTVQNQWDPQTPLTSGLGMHHALKGSRMVYVKGGEGHGVYSEDPRSCANRTINAYLSNGKLPAQDVTCTASGRQSPGVNQRIVPTPQHTPEAPRF; translated from the coding sequence GTGCGGATAGGACGTATGGCGCCCCTGCTCGCTGTGGGGGTCACGGCGACTCTGATCCCCGCCCTCGCCCCGGCCCAGGCATCCGCGGCGGAACCGCTGCGGAGATTCGAGAACCAGAAGCCCGCGTGGCACCGATGCGACGCATCACTGCCTGCCGCGTTCCAGTGCGCGACGATCAGGGTGCCGCTCGACTACAGCCGCCCCGACTCCAAGACGATCGAACTGGCCATCTCCCGCATGAAGACCAGTGTCCCCGGCAAGCGGCACGGCGCGATCCTCTTCAACCCCGGCGGTCCGGGCGGCGAAGGCCTGGACATGCCGGCCATGATGAAGGACACGATGCCCCAGAAGGTCCGCGAGCGGTACGACCTCATCGGGTTCGACCCGCGTGGCGTGGGCCGCAGCAGCCCGCTCACCTGCGGTCTCACAGTCCCGCAGCAGAACATCGAACACCCCTACAGGTCGGCGACGTTCAGCCGCGACGTCAAGTGGGCCCGGACCGTGGCCGACAAGTGCCGTGCCAAGAACGGCGACAAGCTGCCGTACTTCACCACCCGTAACACCGTCCGCGACATGGACGTCATTCGCGCCGTTCTGGGCGAGAAGAAGATCTCCTACCTGGGCTACTCCTACGGCACGTACCTGGGCGCCGTCTACGCGCAGATGTTCCCCGAGCGGACCGATCGCTTCGTGCTGGACAGCGCGGTCGACCCCGCACGGGTCTGGCGCGGCATGATCCAGGTCTGGGCGGAGGGCGCCGAGCCGGCCTTCACGCGCTGGACGAAGTGGACCGCACAGCGCCATCGCACCTACAAACTCGGCAACACCCCGGCCGCGGTGAAGAAGACGTTCTGGGACCTGATCGCCCGGGCCGACCGCACTCCCATCGACGTCGGTGGCGAAAAGCGCACCGGGGACGACATCCGCGCCGCCCTGCGCGCCGAGTTCTTCAGCCCCAAGTCTGCCGCCGAGGCGGTCGTCGACCTCAAGAGGGCCGCCGACGGCCATACCCCCTCCCACCCTTCCTCCGTGCCGGACGACCAGCAGGGACCGCGCCGGTCCGCTGCTCGTGCCGCCCGGCCGCCGGCCGACAACGGCTCCGCCGTCTTCTGGACCGTCGTCTGCGGTGACACCGCGGCCTGGCCGCGCGACCCCGAGCAGTACCGGCGTGACGCGATCCGGGACAAGGCCAAGTACCCGCTCTACGGCGACTTCGGCTCCAACATCACGCCCTGTGCGTTCTGGGGCAAGCCGGCCGAACCGGTCACCGCGGTGGACAGCAACGTCGGCCTGCTCACCGTCCAGAACCAGTGGGACCCCCAGACGCCCCTGACCAGCGGCCTCGGCATGCACCACGCTCTGAAGGGCTCGCGCATGGTGTACGTCAAGGGCGGCGAGGGCCACGGCGTCTACTCCGAAGACCCGCGCTCCTGCGCCAACCGCACCATCAACGCCTACCTGAGCAACGGAAAGCTTCCGGCGCAGGACGTCACCTGCACAGCGTCCGGCCGCCAGAGCCCCGGCGTGAACCAGCGCATCGTCCCGACGCCCCAGCACACACCGGAAGCACCCCGCTTCTGA
- a CDS encoding alpha/beta fold hydrolase → MRRGLDTWALWDWRGEGKRRGEVAMAERVIEADGVELCTESFGDPSDPPILLIMGIGASMLWWEEGFCRMLAEGGRFVIRYDHRDTGRSVTYEPGRPGYTGADLVGDAAGVLDAHEIPAAHVVGVSAGGALAQRLALDHADHVLSLVLISTSSAVPGDCELPPPTQEFMRFVSAVHVDRSDADSVIDHQVAYARVLAGGRRPFDETAARGLVRRDVERAHDFTAARNHDSLPDGEFSRAPLSSIAVPTLVIHGTADPMFPLRHGEALAEQVPEARLLTLENAGHGVERADWTTNVSAILEHTAAE, encoded by the coding sequence ATGCGCCGAGGTCTCGACACATGGGCACTATGGGACTGGAGAGGGGAGGGGAAGAGGAGAGGAGAAGTAGCGATGGCCGAGCGCGTCATTGAGGCGGATGGCGTCGAACTGTGCACCGAGTCCTTCGGTGACCCGTCGGATCCGCCCATTCTGCTGATCATGGGCATCGGGGCTTCGATGCTCTGGTGGGAGGAGGGCTTTTGCCGGATGCTCGCCGAGGGCGGGCGCTTCGTGATCCGCTACGACCACCGCGACACCGGCCGATCGGTCACGTACGAGCCGGGTCGTCCCGGATACACCGGCGCGGACCTGGTCGGTGACGCCGCCGGCGTGCTGGACGCCCATGAGATCCCGGCGGCGCACGTCGTGGGTGTCTCGGCCGGAGGGGCACTCGCGCAGCGGCTCGCGCTCGACCACGCCGATCACGTCCTCTCACTCGTCCTGATCAGTACATCGTCCGCTGTGCCCGGCGACTGCGAGCTTCCGCCGCCGACCCAGGAGTTCATGCGGTTCGTCTCGGCCGTTCACGTCGATCGGTCGGATGCCGACTCGGTGATCGATCACCAGGTGGCCTACGCGCGCGTGCTCGCGGGGGGCCGGCGCCCGTTCGACGAGACCGCCGCTCGCGGCCTTGTCCGTCGTGACGTCGAGCGCGCGCACGATTTCACCGCGGCCCGAAACCACGACTCCCTTCCGGACGGCGAGTTCTCACGAGCGCCCCTGTCCTCGATCGCTGTGCCCACGCTGGTGATCCATGGGACCGCCGATCCGATGTTCCCGCTCCGGCACGGTGAGGCACTCGCGGAACAGGTCCCCGAGGCAAGGCTGTTGACTCTCGAAAACGCCGGTCACGGGGTCGAGCGAGCCGACTGGACGACGAACGTCTCCGCGATCCTGGAACACACGGCCGCGGAATAG